Proteins from a single region of Halorubrum sp. 2020YC2:
- a CDS encoding PUA domain-containing protein: MTDAATLADLRTAADYQFGSGAGEALFPPDDPLTVRRSSGGRPRQVIDGDVDDTPGSSEGSRLVSYGTDGRFTLGLAGGRRIHEAFTEPRHRMVVGEESEPFVREGRNAFAKFVAAADDGIRPGDEVLVVDESDAIFAVGRAELSGTEAEELGSGVAVKTRDGNPADGD, translated from the coding sequence ATGACCGACGCAGCGACGCTCGCGGACCTTCGAACCGCCGCCGACTACCAGTTCGGGAGCGGCGCGGGCGAGGCCCTGTTCCCGCCGGACGACCCCCTCACCGTGCGCCGGTCGAGCGGCGGCCGCCCGCGGCAGGTGATCGACGGCGACGTCGACGACACCCCGGGCAGCAGCGAGGGGAGCCGCCTCGTCTCGTACGGCACCGACGGCCGGTTCACGCTCGGGCTCGCGGGCGGCCGACGGATCCACGAGGCGTTCACCGAACCCCGCCACCGGATGGTCGTGGGCGAGGAGAGCGAGCCGTTCGTGCGCGAGGGACGCAACGCGTTCGCGAAGTTCGTCGCCGCGGCCGACGACGGGATCCGGCCGGGCGACGAGGTGCTCGTCGTCGACGAGTCGGACGCGATATTCGCGGTCGGCCGCGCCGAACTCTCCGGGACGGAGGCGGAGGAACTGGGGTCCGGCGTCGCCGTGAAGACCCGAGACGGGAACCCCGCCGACGGCGACTGA
- a CDS encoding tetratricopeptide repeat protein, with product MTEPSELVGVVERRLDFLERLAAEPLRKHELVDALGHSRSTVNRAIDELEAAGLVAGETDGYRTTLSGRLLANAYREFLTVADDLSAAGDVLDPLGADADVSAAILRGAETYRAAAPDPYRPLEVLDDALADADAVAAALPAFPYPRVAERLRRAAAGGGTVELALAERAYGHAADRFADDLGAVARREGCRIATVDDVDVGAVAADGVALLLTFDDGALHGAAVSTDPEAVAWAEARVSELIDGGSDGGETLAAMGQAGADSHEGRSGESEADSRPSGSPADSSGAEGRGDGVADSGGDGDGTAESGRSDGDALFGRSSPDRPGRDALSGQGFHPVDEDRLAGDPDPYGPLRATASFPEVDAGYVLDRTTVRGDERRSIAGLLIEGLAAGTDHALVGPPGSGKSTVCRSVAVAWYRSGRGPVTYRPGAGGEAFTATERLRERVTESDGHHLVVVEDAVDPGAAEAIGVARELADRDDVSFLFDAREEPYDDPDGLPLSPADLRYRRAIATVRMPRLDEREVERFVGHLTERTGSAPTADAGSLLTDVRRADDERVGELLCLVHHLVRATEGRADGAGGSGPETASGLRGAVAESVRDARNRPPPPADVAVLVNLLNVAGVGDVRTLAYALVDGPERDADAGGSGASSPTVDEVRRALERLVGTALVESGDGGYRTVHDEWSVLFLERFVEREPAPVVARRVGRVVSRVLALADDPARRSRVRRAVGGDAPTVDRIERHPGAWAAETVRAAYGAGRRYPRLAALYGRVRYAWIDLPDACPDGLRDRPPEWVARMYVDAGDLDGATAALDAWRPTDGTAAAERQRGYGDVARRRGEYDAARERFERAEELFTAAGDRAGLAAAVRGRAQAAHFDGDYEVAYEAASRAYAIAAAAGDPIGRAKALMDAGNALDALDGTDAVLDHYRVAGDLFRAHDDTHGEANVRTNLAVALRRRGDLDAAERTASRALDGYRTVGDEHREAISLLNLAAVAEQRGAVAEAVDRASEARAIARRLGSEMYEAFALSHLGSAAHLAGDLDRAERFLTAALDRLDALDAETRCAMVTAVLAEVAVERGDLSEAERRAERTGSLLDGHAGHKRLAELNRIRGRLALARGDGDAAATALTDAVDAARAGGFTQAEAQALAALGAAEAERGDAVAAADRLTAALDLASRIEGARATVAAADRLAALLAREPDGASEADGLNREELAEALRASPPESVPASRAADPVAYREVADRWRVDGDGVAATYPALG from the coding sequence ATGACTGAGCCGTCGGAGCTCGTGGGCGTCGTCGAACGGCGCCTCGACTTCCTCGAACGGCTCGCCGCGGAACCGCTGCGGAAACACGAGCTCGTCGACGCGCTCGGCCACTCCCGGTCGACGGTGAACCGCGCGATAGACGAGCTGGAGGCGGCGGGGCTCGTCGCCGGCGAGACGGACGGCTACCGGACGACCCTCTCCGGGCGGCTGCTCGCGAACGCGTACCGCGAGTTCCTGACGGTCGCGGACGACCTCTCGGCCGCGGGCGACGTGCTCGACCCGCTCGGCGCCGACGCCGACGTCTCCGCCGCGATCCTGCGCGGAGCCGAGACGTACCGGGCCGCGGCCCCGGACCCGTACCGGCCGCTGGAGGTCCTCGACGACGCGCTGGCCGACGCCGACGCGGTCGCCGCCGCGCTGCCGGCGTTCCCCTACCCCCGGGTCGCGGAGCGGCTCCGGCGCGCGGCCGCCGGCGGCGGGACCGTCGAGCTCGCGCTGGCGGAGCGGGCGTACGGACACGCCGCCGACCGGTTCGCGGACGACCTCGGAGCCGTCGCGCGCCGGGAGGGGTGCCGGATCGCGACGGTCGACGACGTCGACGTGGGGGCGGTCGCGGCGGACGGGGTCGCGCTGCTCCTCACCTTCGACGACGGCGCGCTCCACGGCGCGGCGGTCTCGACCGACCCCGAGGCGGTCGCGTGGGCGGAGGCGCGGGTCAGCGAGCTGATCGACGGGGGAAGCGACGGCGGCGAGACGCTCGCGGCGATGGGTCAAGCCGGGGCGGACTCACACGAGGGGCGGTCGGGCGAATCCGAAGCCGACAGCCGGCCGAGCGGTTCCCCGGCCGACTCCTCGGGCGCGGAAGGACGCGGCGACGGGGTCGCGGACTCGGGAGGGGACGGCGACGGGACAGCGGAGTCGGGACGGAGCGACGGCGACGCGCTCTTCGGGCGGTCGAGTCCGGACCGACCGGGGCGCGACGCGCTCTCGGGGCAGGGGTTCCACCCGGTCGACGAGGACCGGCTCGCGGGGGACCCGGACCCGTACGGACCGCTCCGCGCCACGGCGTCGTTCCCGGAGGTCGACGCGGGGTACGTCCTCGACAGGACGACGGTCCGCGGCGACGAGCGGCGGTCGATCGCCGGGCTGTTGATCGAGGGGCTCGCGGCCGGGACCGACCACGCGCTGGTCGGCCCGCCGGGCAGCGGGAAGAGCACCGTCTGCCGGTCCGTCGCGGTCGCGTGGTACCGGTCGGGGCGCGGTCCGGTCACCTACCGGCCGGGCGCCGGCGGCGAGGCGTTCACCGCGACCGAGCGCCTGCGGGAGCGCGTCACCGAGAGCGACGGGCACCACCTCGTGGTGGTCGAGGACGCCGTCGACCCCGGGGCGGCCGAGGCGATCGGCGTCGCCCGCGAACTGGCCGACCGCGACGACGTGTCCTTCCTCTTCGACGCCCGGGAGGAGCCGTACGACGACCCCGACGGGCTCCCCCTCTCGCCGGCGGACCTCCGCTACCGCCGAGCGATAGCGACCGTGCGGATGCCCCGGCTCGACGAGCGCGAGGTCGAGCGGTTCGTCGGCCACCTCACCGAGCGCACCGGCTCCGCCCCGACCGCCGACGCGGGGTCCCTCCTCACCGACGTGCGGCGCGCCGACGACGAGCGCGTCGGAGAGCTGCTGTGTCTCGTCCACCACCTCGTCCGCGCGACCGAGGGCCGGGCCGACGGCGCCGGCGGGAGCGGCCCCGAGACGGCGTCCGGACTACGGGGGGCGGTCGCCGAGTCGGTCCGCGATGCCCGGAACCGGCCGCCGCCGCCGGCGGACGTGGCGGTGCTGGTGAACCTCCTCAACGTCGCCGGCGTCGGTGACGTCCGGACTCTGGCGTACGCGCTCGTCGACGGGCCGGAGCGGGACGCCGACGCGGGGGGGAGCGGGGCCTCGTCACCGACCGTCGACGAGGTCCGCCGGGCGCTCGAACGACTGGTCGGAACCGCCCTCGTCGAGTCCGGAGACGGGGGGTACCGGACCGTCCACGACGAGTGGTCGGTGCTGTTCCTGGAACGGTTCGTCGAGCGGGAACCGGCGCCGGTCGTCGCCAGGCGCGTGGGCCGGGTCGTCTCCCGGGTGCTCGCGCTCGCTGACGACCCCGCGCGTCGATCCCGCGTGCGGCGGGCCGTCGGCGGGGACGCGCCGACGGTGGACCGGATCGAGCGCCACCCGGGCGCGTGGGCCGCCGAGACGGTCCGCGCGGCGTACGGGGCCGGTCGCCGCTACCCCCGGCTCGCGGCGCTGTACGGTCGCGTCCGCTACGCTTGGATCGACCTCCCGGACGCGTGTCCGGACGGCCTGCGCGACCGTCCGCCGGAGTGGGTGGCGCGGATGTACGTCGACGCCGGGGACCTCGACGGCGCGACGGCCGCCCTGGACGCGTGGCGACCGACCGACGGGACCGCGGCGGCCGAGCGCCAGCGCGGGTACGGCGACGTCGCGCGGCGCCGCGGCGAGTACGACGCCGCGCGCGAGCGGTTCGAGCGGGCCGAGGAGCTGTTCACGGCCGCGGGCGACCGCGCCGGGTTGGCGGCGGCTGTCAGGGGGCGCGCGCAGGCGGCCCACTTCGACGGCGACTACGAGGTCGCCTACGAGGCGGCCTCGCGGGCGTACGCCATCGCCGCGGCGGCCGGCGACCCGATCGGGAGGGCGAAGGCGCTGATGGACGCCGGGAACGCGCTCGATGCGCTCGACGGGACCGACGCGGTCCTCGACCACTACCGGGTCGCCGGCGACCTGTTCCGCGCGCACGACGACACCCACGGGGAGGCGAACGTCCGGACGAACCTCGCGGTCGCGCTGCGGCGGCGGGGGGACCTCGACGCGGCCGAGCGGACCGCGAGCCGCGCGCTCGACGGCTACCGGACGGTCGGTGACGAGCACCGGGAGGCCATCTCCCTCCTGAACCTCGCGGCGGTGGCCGAGCAGCGCGGCGCGGTCGCGGAGGCGGTCGACCGCGCGTCCGAGGCGCGAGCCATCGCCCGGCGGCTCGGCTCGGAGATGTACGAGGCGTTCGCGCTGAGCCACCTCGGCAGCGCGGCCCACCTCGCCGGCGACCTCGACCGGGCGGAGCGGTTCCTGACGGCCGCGCTCGACCGCCTCGACGCGCTCGACGCCGAGACCCGGTGCGCGATGGTGACCGCGGTCCTGGCGGAGGTGGCTGTCGAGCGCGGCGACCTGTCGGAGGCCGAGCGGCGGGCGGAGCGGACCGGGTCGCTGCTCGACGGCCACGCCGGCCACAAGCGGTTGGCCGAGCTGAACCGGATCAGGGGTCGGCTGGCGCTCGCGCGGGGAGACGGCGACGCGGCGGCGACGGCGCTGACGGACGCGGTCGACGCCGCGAGGGCGGGCGGGTTCACGCAGGCCGAGGCGCAGGCGCTCGCGGCGCTGGGCGCCGCCGAGGCCGAGCGCGGCGACGCCGTCGCGGCGGCAGACCGGCTGACCGCGGCGCTCGACCTCGCCAGTCGGATCGAGGGCGCCCGCGCGACCGTCGCGGCGGCCGACCGGCTCGCGGCCCTGCTCGCCCGGGAGCCAGACGGAGCGAGCGAGGCCGACGGACTCAACCGCGAGGAACTGGCCGAGGCGCTCCGGGCGTCGCCGCCGGAGTCGGTCCCGGCGAGCAGGGCCGCGGACCCGGTCGCGTATCGCGAGGTCGCTGACCGGTGGCGCGTCGACGGCGACGGGGTCGCCGCGACGTACCCCGCGCTCGGCTGA